A single region of the Sulfitobacter geojensis genome encodes:
- a CDS encoding GlxA family transcriptional regulator produces MITDDAPKPYAFLLLPGFSTLGFSCALDCLSLANHHPSGRKFYRWRLLSADGLSVPAYNGVRIEADSGLTELERHETLIVCAGENAGRGSTKPVLNWLRRETRKGMDYGALSSGTYTLALAGLIGGKRVTTHWEYKTALAEMLPDVIMEDSLYTVDGRVFTSAGGAASMDLMLHRVRTDYGADIATWVADQMVYTAPRAQSQGQRLSLQSRPDVRNPKLLLAMQIMENNLEDPLRPEEIAGLIKLSTRQMERLFSRYLITSPKRYYLHLRLDKARNLLRQTDLSVTDVCVACGFKSLSHFSKSYRATYGIPPGSEASDGKVLWSDADKT; encoded by the coding sequence ATGATCACAGACGACGCACCCAAGCCTTACGCTTTCCTCTTGCTCCCGGGGTTTTCAACGCTGGGGTTTTCCTGCGCGTTGGACTGCCTGTCGCTCGCCAACCATCACCCCTCTGGCCGAAAGTTCTACAGGTGGCGCCTGCTTTCTGCGGACGGTCTGTCCGTCCCAGCCTACAACGGGGTGCGCATCGAAGCGGACAGCGGATTGACCGAGCTGGAGCGGCACGAAACCCTGATTGTCTGCGCTGGCGAAAACGCCGGTCGGGGCAGCACCAAACCGGTGCTCAACTGGCTGCGCCGCGAGACCCGCAAAGGCATGGATTACGGGGCACTGTCCTCAGGCACCTATACGCTGGCACTTGCAGGGCTGATCGGGGGCAAACGCGTCACCACCCATTGGGAATATAAAACCGCCCTCGCCGAAATGCTGCCCGATGTCATTATGGAGGACTCGCTTTATACCGTTGACGGACGCGTTTTTACCTCGGCGGGCGGGGCGGCATCGATGGACCTGATGTTGCACCGCGTGCGCACGGATTACGGGGCCGACATTGCTACATGGGTCGCCGACCAGATGGTCTATACCGCGCCGCGCGCCCAGTCGCAGGGCCAGCGTCTGTCGCTGCAATCCCGTCCCGATGTGCGCAACCCCAAGCTGCTGCTCGCCATGCAGATCATGGAAAACAACCTCGAAGATCCCCTGCGCCCCGAAGAAATCGCCGGGCTTATCAAACTGTCCACCCGCCAGATGGAACGTCTGTTCTCGCGGTATCTCATTACCTCACCCAAACGCTACTACCTGCATCTCCGACTGGATAAGGCCCGAAACCTGCTGCGACAGACCGATCTAAGCGTAACGGATGTCTGCGTTGCCTGCGGCTTCAAATCCCTGTCCCATTTCTCAAAAAGCTACCGCGCGACCTATGGCATCCCACCGGGCAGCGAAGCATCCGATGGCAAGGTCCTTTGGTCGGACGCAGACAAGACCTAG
- a CDS encoding glutathione peroxidase has protein sequence MRWIFGLVLAVIGTTAVAVPRDVSFANIDGGTLHLSQWAGQPVLVVNTASQCGFTGQYEGLQALHDRYKDRGLVVLAVPSDDFNQELASGAEVKEFCEIAFGLDLPMADITHVKGAKAHVFYKAVQSETGFVPRWNFNKVLIGPDGAVLGTWGATVKPQSRAIVRMIEPLLK, from the coding sequence ATGCGTTGGATTTTCGGGCTGGTTTTGGCGGTGATCGGGACTACGGCGGTGGCGGTGCCGCGTGATGTGAGTTTCGCGAATATTGACGGCGGCACGTTGCACCTAAGCCAATGGGCGGGGCAACCGGTGCTGGTGGTGAACACCGCGTCGCAATGCGGGTTTACGGGGCAGTACGAGGGGCTGCAGGCCTTGCACGACCGGTATAAGGATCGGGGTCTGGTTGTGCTGGCGGTGCCGTCGGATGATTTCAATCAGGAGCTGGCCAGTGGCGCAGAGGTCAAAGAATTCTGCGAGATCGCGTTTGGGCTGGATTTACCGATGGCCGACATCACCCATGTGAAAGGTGCCAAGGCGCACGTGTTTTACAAAGCAGTTCAGTCCGAGACGGGGTTTGTGCCGCGTTGGAATTTCAACAAGGTGCTGATCGGGCCGGATGGTGCGGTACTGGGCACATGGGGGGCGACGGTCAAGCCGCAGTCGCGCGCGATTGTAAGGATGATTGAACCGTTGTTGAAATGA
- the msrA gene encoding peptide-methionine (S)-S-oxide reductase MsrA, which yields MKTERAVLAGGCFWGMQDLIRKRPGVISTRVGYTGGDVPNATYRNHGTHAEGIEVIFDPSVTSFREQLEFFFQIHDPTTVNRQGNDLGMSYRSAIYYADEDQKAVALDTIADVEASGLWPGKVVTEVEPVGDFWEAEPEHQDYLERTPNGYTCHFPRADWVLPKRAAAE from the coding sequence ATGAAAACCGAACGCGCAGTACTGGCAGGCGGATGTTTCTGGGGCATGCAGGATCTGATCCGCAAACGTCCCGGCGTGATTTCGACCCGCGTCGGATACACCGGCGGCGATGTGCCCAACGCCACCTATCGCAACCACGGCACCCACGCCGAAGGGATCGAGGTCATCTTTGACCCCTCGGTCACCTCGTTTCGTGAACAACTTGAATTCTTCTTTCAAATCCACGACCCGACAACAGTGAACCGTCAGGGCAACGATCTTGGAATGAGCTACCGTTCCGCGATCTATTACGCGGACGAAGACCAGAAAGCTGTCGCGCTAGACACAATCGCCGATGTCGAAGCATCCGGTCTGTGGCCGGGCAAAGTCGTCACCGAAGTCGAACCGGTCGGCGATTTCTGGGAGGCAGAGCCGGAGCATCAGGACTACCTCGAACGCACACCGAACGGCTATACCTGCCACTTCCCGCGTGCCGATTGGGTGCTGCCCAAACGCGCCGCCGCCGAATGA
- a CDS encoding DMT family transporter — translation MDIRAILMGLVFAMMWSSAFTSARIIVADMSPLFALSCRYLISGLLGVGIALALGQSMRLTPAQWRATIIFGILQNAVYLGLNFVAMQTVEASLAAIIASTMPLLVGFAVWIIFGEKLRPLGIAGLVAGLVGVAIIMGARINGGVDMVGLGLCVIGVIALTAATLLVRGATSGGNFLMIVGLQMLVGCVALALATLVFETPRLNLTMPLALAFTYTCLFPGLAATIIWFWLVNRVGATRAATFHFLNPFFGVAIAALLLSEALGARDILGVAIITAGILAVQLSRQSKA, via the coding sequence ATGGACATTCGCGCAATTCTGATGGGGCTGGTTTTCGCGATGATGTGGTCCTCTGCCTTTACTTCAGCGCGGATCATCGTGGCGGACATGTCACCCCTGTTCGCTTTGTCCTGCCGCTATCTGATCAGCGGCCTGCTGGGTGTTGGTATCGCCCTTGCGCTTGGCCAGTCCATGCGCCTGACACCCGCCCAGTGGCGCGCCACAATCATCTTTGGCATTCTGCAAAATGCCGTCTACCTCGGCCTGAACTTTGTCGCCATGCAAACCGTCGAAGCATCCCTTGCAGCGATCATCGCTTCTACCATGCCCCTGCTTGTCGGATTTGCCGTCTGGATCATTTTTGGCGAAAAACTGCGGCCCTTGGGCATCGCGGGCCTTGTGGCCGGCCTGGTCGGGGTGGCGATCATCATGGGCGCGCGGATCAATGGCGGCGTCGACATGGTTGGCCTCGGCCTTTGTGTGATTGGCGTCATTGCGTTGACGGCAGCGACGTTGCTGGTGCGCGGAGCCACATCAGGCGGAAACTTCCTGATGATCGTCGGCCTTCAGATGCTGGTCGGCTGTGTCGCTCTGGCACTGGCTACCCTCGTGTTTGAAACACCCCGCCTGAATCTCACCATGCCGCTTGCCCTGGCCTTTACCTATACATGCCTGTTCCCCGGTCTTGCCGCGACCATCATCTGGTTCTGGCTGGTCAACCGCGTTGGCGCGACGCGGGCCGCTACCTTCCACTTCCTTAACCCGTTCTTCGGAGTCGCCATCGCCGCCTTGCTCCTGTCCGAAGCTTTGGGTGCTCGCGACATCCTTGGCGTGGCTATCATCACGGCGGGTATCCTTGCGGTTCAACTCTCGCGCCAGTCCAAAGCTTAA
- a CDS encoding glutathione S-transferase family protein — protein sequence MARLFHVPLSPFCRKVRLSLAEKKIEVELVEERYWEQDPDFMRRNPAGKVPVLRLDGIIMSESAAICEYLEETRPDPSLLPSDPVQRLEVRRLVSWFDDKFHTEVTSKLLYERVNKKMMKQGYPDSKNVKAGAKAIKYHLDYMTWLLDHRRWLAGDKMTLADFAAAAHLSSLDYISDVDWNRSDVVKDWYAKIKSRPAFRALLADQVSGFPPPKHYNDLDF from the coding sequence ATGGCGCGCCTGTTTCACGTTCCCCTTTCCCCGTTTTGCCGCAAAGTCCGGTTGAGCCTCGCCGAGAAAAAGATCGAGGTGGAGCTGGTTGAGGAGCGGTATTGGGAGCAGGATCCTGACTTTATGCGCCGTAACCCTGCCGGAAAGGTACCGGTGCTGCGGCTTGACGGGATCATCATGTCCGAAAGCGCGGCGATCTGTGAGTATCTGGAGGAAACGCGGCCCGACCCGTCGCTGCTGCCCTCTGACCCGGTACAGCGGTTGGAAGTGCGCCGGCTGGTGAGCTGGTTTGACGACAAGTTTCATACCGAAGTGACGTCCAAGCTGCTGTATGAACGGGTCAACAAAAAGATGATGAAGCAGGGGTATCCTGACAGCAAGAACGTCAAGGCCGGTGCCAAAGCAATCAAATATCATCTGGATTATATGACCTGGCTGCTGGACCATCGCCGGTGGCTGGCAGGGGACAAGATGACGCTGGCGGATTTTGCCGCCGCCGCACATTTGTCGTCGCTGGATTATATTTCGGACGTGGATTGGAACCGGTCTGATGTGGTGAAGGACTGGTACGCAAAGATTAAATCACGCCCCGCGTTTCGCGCCCTTTTGGCAGATCAGGTGTCAGGCTTTCCTCCGCCAAAGCATTATAACGATCTGGACTTTTAA
- a CDS encoding AMP nucleosidase → MKILTPDTPHPQEFTDATAAVDCLTALYMQATEFLRDNFASVLETPVTNTRIRAFYPEVRFATSSYAQVDSRLSFGHVSSPGRFAATITRPDLFRNYLIQQIGLLIENHGQPVTIGLSDTPIPVHFAVTGDNAVNIPQDGAADFTLRDIFDVPDLSTTNDDIVNGTYQPVDELRPLAPFTAQRVDYSLARLAHYTATDPEHFQCHVMFTNYQFYVTEFEEYARKQLNDPDSGYTSFVSTGNVEITDGDTPIAETMKTPQMPTYHLKRADGSGITLVNIGVGPSNAKTATDHIAVLRPHAWIMVGHCAGLRNTQALGDFVLAHAYLREDHVLDDDLPVWIPIPALAEIQIALEQSVAQVTQLEGYELKRIMRTGTVATIDNRNWELRDQSGPVQRLSQSRAIALDMESATIAANGYRFRVPYGTLLCVSDKPLHGELKLPGMASDFYKTQVSRHLMIGIRAMELLRSTPLERIHSRKLRSFDETAFL, encoded by the coding sequence ATGAAAATACTCACACCCGATACCCCGCACCCGCAGGAATTTACCGACGCCACCGCCGCCGTTGATTGCCTGACCGCGCTTTATATGCAGGCCACCGAATTCCTGCGCGACAATTTCGCCAGCGTTCTGGAAACCCCTGTCACCAATACCCGCATCCGCGCATTTTACCCCGAGGTGCGGTTTGCCACGTCAAGCTATGCGCAGGTCGACAGCCGCCTCAGCTTTGGCCACGTGTCCTCCCCCGGTCGTTTTGCCGCGACGATCACGCGGCCCGACCTGTTTCGCAATTATCTGATCCAGCAGATCGGCCTGTTGATCGAAAACCACGGACAGCCCGTCACCATCGGTCTATCCGACACGCCCATTCCGGTGCATTTTGCCGTCACCGGTGATAACGCCGTCAACATCCCTCAGGACGGCGCGGCCGATTTCACCCTGCGCGATATTTTCGATGTACCGGACCTGTCCACCACAAACGACGATATCGTCAACGGCACCTATCAACCTGTTGACGAACTGCGCCCGCTGGCCCCCTTCACCGCCCAGCGCGTGGATTATTCGCTGGCCCGTCTGGCGCATTACACCGCAACCGATCCCGAACATTTTCAGTGTCACGTGATGTTCACCAACTACCAGTTCTACGTTACCGAGTTCGAAGAATACGCACGCAAACAGCTGAACGATCCCGACAGCGGCTATACCTCCTTTGTCTCGACCGGAAATGTAGAAATCACCGATGGTGACACGCCCATTGCGGAAACCATGAAGACACCGCAAATGCCGACCTATCACCTGAAACGCGCGGACGGGTCGGGCATTACATTGGTCAACATCGGTGTCGGCCCCTCCAACGCCAAGACCGCAACCGATCACATCGCCGTGCTGCGCCCGCATGCGTGGATTATGGTCGGGCACTGCGCCGGACTGCGCAACACACAAGCGCTTGGTGATTTCGTTCTCGCTCATGCCTACTTGCGCGAAGATCACGTGTTGGACGACGACCTGCCTGTCTGGATCCCGATCCCCGCGCTTGCCGAAATCCAGATCGCGCTGGAACAATCCGTGGCGCAAGTGACCCAGCTTGAAGGGTACGAACTCAAACGCATTATGCGTACCGGTACCGTGGCCACCATCGACAACCGCAATTGGGAGTTGCGCGATCAATCCGGTCCCGTGCAGCGCCTCAGCCAATCCCGCGCCATCGCGCTGGATATGGAAAGCGCCACGATCGCTGCCAACGGCTATCGCTTCCGCGTGCCTTACGGCACATTGCTCTGTGTCTCTGACAAGCCGCTGCATGGCGAACTCAAGCTGCCGGGCATGGCGTCTGACTTCTATAAAACGCAGGTTTCGCGCCATTTGATGATCGGAATCCGCGCGATGGAGCTTTTGCGCTCTACGCCGCTGGAACGCATTCACAGCCGGAAATTGCGTTCTTTCGACGAAACCGCCTTCCTTTGA
- the queG gene encoding tRNA epoxyqueuosine(34) reductase QueG — MDLKARLVEQALAEGFVACRICRPWDVPEVPARLEAFVQAGFHGQMAWMEDRMAWRGNPAALWPEAKSVIMLAESYAPEHDPLAVLEHPEKAAISVYAQGRDYHDIVKKRLKRLARWLIEQKPCEVKVFVDTAPVPEKALAQASGLGWQGKHTNVVSRDWGNWAFLGSVFTTLDLAADQPEVDHCGSCTACQDVCPTDAFPAPYQLDGRRCISYLTIEHKGPVALELRGKLGNRIYGCDDCLAACPWNKFAVQASDMRYHGALRDAADLAELAGLDDATFRLRFSGSPVKRIGRDRFVRNVLYAIGNSGVAALRGPAQGLINDPDPAVADAARWAVERLAQV; from the coding sequence ATGGACCTGAAGGCACGGTTGGTTGAACAGGCTTTGGCCGAGGGGTTTGTTGCCTGCCGGATCTGTCGACCGTGGGATGTGCCCGAGGTGCCGGCGCGGCTGGAGGCGTTTGTGCAAGCGGGTTTTCACGGGCAGATGGCGTGGATGGAAGACCGGATGGCGTGGCGCGGCAACCCTGCGGCGCTGTGGCCCGAAGCGAAATCGGTGATCATGTTGGCCGAGAGTTACGCCCCCGAGCATGACCCGCTGGCGGTGCTGGAGCATCCCGAGAAGGCTGCGATTTCTGTTTATGCGCAGGGGCGCGATTACCATGATATTGTCAAGAAACGTCTGAAACGGCTGGCGCGGTGGCTGATCGAGCAGAAACCTTGCGAGGTGAAGGTATTTGTCGATACCGCCCCTGTGCCAGAGAAAGCATTGGCGCAAGCCAGCGGTTTGGGGTGGCAGGGCAAGCACACCAATGTGGTAAGTCGCGATTGGGGCAATTGGGCCTTTTTAGGGTCTGTTTTTACCACATTGGATCTGGCGGCTGATCAGCCGGAGGTCGACCATTGCGGGTCGTGCACCGCCTGTCAGGACGTTTGTCCGACCGATGCGTTTCCCGCCCCTTACCAACTGGACGGGCGGCGCTGTATTTCCTATCTGACGATTGAGCATAAGGGGCCGGTGGCCCTTGAACTACGGGGCAAGTTGGGCAACCGGATTTACGGGTGTGATGATTGTCTGGCGGCCTGTCCGTGGAACAAGTTTGCGGTGCAGGCAAGCGACATGCGGTATCACGGGGCATTGCGTGACGCCGCCGATCTGGCCGAATTGGCGGGGCTGGATGATGCGACGTTTCGGTTGCGGTTTTCCGGTTCGCCGGTGAAACGGATCGGGCGGGACAGGTTTGTGCGCAACGTGCTTTATGCCATCGGGAATTCCGGTGTTGCCGCGTTGAGAGGCCCTGCGCAGGGGTTGATCAATGACCCGGACCCGGCCGTGGCTGACGCGGCGCGCTGGGCGGTCGAGCGTCTGGCGCAGGTTTGA
- a CDS encoding class I SAM-dependent DNA methyltransferase, whose product MKDPDLDAAYALETPADNRRLYADWAESYDDGFAKDMDYRLPQIVADMLVDLFDGQGVVLDVGAGTGLVAQRAARRKQMTMDALDISPDMLAVAAEKGLYRDTIVGDLTGRLDIATDTYDAIVSSGTFTHGHVGPDALDEVIRIAKQGAVFVLSINAEHFVARGFQDKFALLEPDIDGLDHRIVDIYGPDVEAAHRQDKAHIAVFQKR is encoded by the coding sequence ATGAAAGATCCTGACCTTGATGCGGCCTATGCGCTTGAAACACCAGCGGATAACCGACGTCTTTATGCGGATTGGGCCGAGAGTTATGATGACGGTTTCGCCAAAGATATGGACTATCGCCTGCCACAAATTGTAGCGGACATGCTGGTCGATTTGTTTGACGGGCAAGGCGTGGTGTTGGATGTGGGGGCGGGCACAGGTTTGGTTGCGCAGCGCGCCGCGCGCCGCAAACAAATGACAATGGATGCATTGGACATTTCGCCGGATATGTTGGCCGTTGCCGCAGAAAAAGGTCTTTATAGAGACACAATTGTCGGGGATTTGACGGGGCGGTTGGATATTGCGACCGATACATATGATGCGATTGTCAGTTCCGGAACCTTCACCCATGGGCATGTCGGCCCCGATGCGCTGGATGAGGTCATCAGGATTGCAAAGCAGGGTGCAGTTTTTGTGCTATCGATCAACGCGGAGCATTTCGTGGCGCGGGGATTTCAGGACAAGTTCGCCTTGTTAGAGCCTGATATTGATGGATTGGATCATCGCATCGTCGATATCTACGGGCCGGACGTCGAGGCGGCGCACAGGCAGGATAAGGCGCATATCGCCGTATTCCAGAAACGATAA
- a CDS encoding HU family DNA-binding protein has protein sequence MATKPMTKTQLVAALAEEMGTDKKSAGAALDAVCNLITKEVSGGGAVTLPGVGKIYCRERPERMVRNPATGEQFKKDADKVVKMTIAKALKDSVNG, from the coding sequence ATGGCAACCAAACCAATGACAAAGACTCAGCTCGTCGCCGCACTGGCCGAGGAAATGGGCACAGACAAAAAATCCGCAGGCGCAGCACTGGATGCCGTCTGTAACCTGATCACCAAAGAAGTTTCCGGCGGCGGTGCCGTGACCCTTCCAGGCGTTGGCAAAATCTATTGCCGCGAACGCCCAGAGCGCATGGTGCGTAACCCTGCAACTGGCGAACAGTTCAAGAAAGACGCGGACAAGGTTGTGAAAATGACCATCGCAAAAGCGCTGAAAGACAGCGTGAACGGCTAA
- a CDS encoding hydantoinase/oxoprolinase N-terminal domain-containing protein: protein MALLLGVDTGGTYTDAVLIRDEEVVIASAKSLTTRYDLAVGVGAAVRAVLAQASVAPSDIALASLSTTLATNALVEGQGGRVALIYIGFREKDLEGHGLAEALRGDPCIVLEGGHNHAGGEARPLDEAGLIAFLETHKDQVSGFAVASQFATRNPAHELRAAELVVEITGRPVSASHQLSAKLNGPKRALTAVLNARLIGMIDRLIGRAEDTLIDLGIEAPLMVVRGDGALISSGQARERPIETILSGPAASIVGARWMTGVDHALVSDIGGTTTDVALLQDGRPAIDPAGARVGAYRTMVEAVAMRTTGLGGDSEVHFIAEGLQGGVTLGPKRVLPVSLVAVDAPDVVHAALDAQLRATTPGEHDGRFVRAVQGLSREGIGPREEALLERIGEPLQPLGNVLRARIDQGALKRLVERGLVQVAGVTPSDASHVLGRVMEWDAGAARKALQLFGRRRTGSGTVLSTSEEDVAQMIVDRLTYQTVLALLETAFAEEEPSFDADPAVLAKHVLMQRGMAGKRGLVKLETGLNVAVVGLGASARSYYPAVGKMLGCEMILPEYGGVANAIGAVVGRVTMRESGTVTAPSEGKYRVHLLEGPQDFADQDSALDALETVLREDAVAQAKIAGAEDIQVSVKRDIRTAGVEAREVFIEATITVEAAGRPRVAV from the coding sequence ATGGCATTGCTTTTGGGGGTTGATACGGGCGGCACCTACACCGATGCGGTTTTGATCCGTGATGAGGAGGTTGTGATTGCCTCGGCCAAATCTCTGACCACGCGGTATGATCTTGCGGTGGGTGTCGGCGCCGCCGTACGGGCCGTGCTGGCGCAGGCTTCTGTGGCCCCGTCTGATATTGCGCTCGCGTCCTTGTCGACCACCCTTGCCACTAATGCGTTGGTGGAAGGGCAGGGGGGGCGCGTGGCGCTGATCTATATCGGGTTTCGCGAGAAGGATCTGGAGGGGCATGGTCTGGCCGAGGCATTGAGGGGGGACCCCTGTATCGTGTTGGAGGGGGGGCATAATCATGCAGGCGGAGAGGCTAGGCCGCTGGATGAAGCGGGGCTAATCGCCTTTTTAGAGACACATAAAGATCAGGTGAGCGGTTTTGCCGTGGCCAGCCAGTTTGCCACCCGTAATCCCGCGCATGAGCTGCGCGCGGCGGAATTGGTGGTTGAGATCACGGGACGGCCTGTGTCGGCCTCGCATCAATTGTCGGCCAAGTTGAATGGACCCAAGCGGGCGTTGACGGCAGTGTTGAACGCACGGTTGATCGGGATGATTGACCGGTTGATCGGACGGGCCGAAGACACGCTGATTGATCTGGGGATCGAAGCACCGCTGATGGTGGTGCGCGGGGACGGGGCGTTGATTTCCAGCGGGCAGGCACGAGAACGGCCGATTGAGACGATCCTGAGCGGGCCAGCGGCATCGATTGTGGGCGCGCGGTGGATGACAGGCGTGGATCACGCGTTGGTTAGCGATATTGGCGGGACGACGACCGACGTGGCGTTGTTGCAAGACGGACGGCCCGCGATTGATCCAGCGGGTGCGCGGGTTGGTGCCTATCGCACCATGGTCGAAGCAGTAGCGATGCGCACCACGGGGCTGGGCGGGGACAGTGAGGTGCATTTTATTGCCGAGGGGTTGCAGGGTGGTGTGACTTTGGGCCCGAAACGGGTGTTGCCGGTGTCATTGGTCGCGGTTGATGCGCCCGATGTGGTGCACGCTGCGCTGGATGCGCAGTTGCGGGCGACGACGCCGGGGGAACATGATGGACGCTTTGTGCGCGCGGTGCAGGGGCTAAGCCGTGAGGGGATCGGGCCACGCGAAGAGGCGTTATTGGAGCGGATCGGTGAGCCGCTGCAACCGTTGGGGAATGTGCTGCGGGCGCGGATTGATCAGGGTGCGTTGAAACGGCTGGTGGAGCGCGGTCTGGTGCAGGTTGCCGGTGTGACGCCGTCGGATGCAAGTCACGTGTTGGGGCGCGTGATGGAATGGGACGCAGGCGCGGCCCGCAAAGCTTTGCAGTTGTTCGGGCGCAGGCGCACAGGATCGGGGACGGTGCTGTCCACTAGTGAAGAAGACGTCGCGCAGATGATTGTGGATCGTTTGACGTATCAGACAGTTTTGGCTTTGTTAGAGACTGCTTTTGCCGAGGAAGAGCCGTCGTTTGATGCTGATCCGGCGGTCTTGGCCAAACATGTGTTGATGCAGCGCGGGATGGCGGGGAAACGCGGTTTGGTCAAGTTAGAGACTGGTTTAAATGTCGCGGTGGTCGGGCTGGGGGCTTCTGCGCGCAGTTACTATCCGGCTGTGGGCAAGATGCTGGGCTGCGAGATGATCCTGCCTGAATACGGGGGTGTCGCAAATGCGATTGGCGCTGTGGTTGGGCGAGTGACGATGCGTGAAAGCGGAACAGTGACCGCACCAAGTGAAGGAAAATATCGGGTGCACCTGTTGGAAGGGCCGCAGGATTTTGCGGATCAGGACAGTGCGCTGGACGCTTTAGAGACTGTTTTAAGGGAAGACGCCGTGGCACAGGCCAAGATCGCCGGTGCAGAGGATATTCAGGTGAGCGTGAAACGTGACATTCGCACAGCCGGCGTGGAGGCCCGCGAGGTGTTCATTGAGGCGACGATCACGGTTGAGGCGGCCGGACGTCCGCGTGTGGCGGTTTAG
- the msrB gene encoding peptide-methionine (R)-S-oxide reductase MsrB produces MSKYEKRAEVVANLSPEEYHVTQESGTERPGTGKLLGNKEPGIYVDIVSGEPLFASADKYESGCGWPSFTKPIENVTEHRDASLGMVRTEVRSKHGDSHLGHVFNDGPPDRGGLRYCINSASLRFVHRDDMADEGYGDYITQVEDVA; encoded by the coding sequence ATGTCAAAATACGAAAAACGCGCAGAGGTCGTCGCAAACCTGTCACCCGAAGAATACCACGTAACCCAAGAAAGCGGGACAGAACGTCCTGGCACCGGCAAGCTGCTCGGCAACAAAGAACCGGGCATCTATGTCGATATCGTATCCGGTGAGCCACTGTTCGCCTCTGCCGACAAATACGAAAGCGGATGCGGCTGGCCCAGCTTTACCAAGCCGATCGAAAACGTGACCGAACACCGCGATGCGTCACTCGGCATGGTCCGTACCGAGGTGCGCAGCAAACATGGCGACAGCCACCTCGGGCATGTTTTCAACGACGGGCCACCGGACCGGGGCGGCCTGCGCTATTGCATCAACTCGGCCTCGTTGCGCTTTGTCCATCGCGATGACATGGCCGACGAAGGTTATGGCGATTATATCACCCAAGTGGAGGACGTAGCATGA